CGAGGCACGCCCCAAATTCTCGCCACGGAATGGGCATCGACCACCCAAAACGAAATCCGTCAGCGTCAATCGCCGCGCGGCACGCCGAAACCGTGGAAAGCCAGGTTCTCAGCCAACTTTCGTGCATAGTTCAGGCTAGACACCATGAAACCGAGCGCGGGCTATCGCGGCGGCAATCCGTGGATCAGCGTGAGGAACTCGAGCTTCGTCCCGGCCCGACGATGTTCCGACAGCGCCTGGTACTTGGGATCGTTGTACCACCCTTTGGCCGCTTCTTCCGAAGGGAAGCTGAAGATCACCATGCGGCCGGAACGCGGCATCGTCCCCTCCAGAGTCTCCGCATTGTCGTCATACGTGATGAACTGCCCCTTGTGCTCCTTGAGGATCGAAAAGAAACCCTTCTCGTATTGGAGGTAGCGGTCCGCGTCCTCGACATGAAGGTTGACGACGAGATAGACCGGCACGTCGGCCATGGGTTGGGCTCCTGAAGTGAAGAAGTTGAGGGTCGGGATCTAGCAGACAGCGGATACGATCGGCTACTTCCCCTTGAATACAGGCGTCTTCTTCTCCACGAACGCCTTGACCGCATTGCGGTGGTCTTCGGTGAAGCCGGTGTGGACATGAT
This bacterium DNA region includes the following protein-coding sequences:
- a CDS encoding DUF1330 domain-containing protein — translated: MADVPVYLVVNLHVEDADRYLQYEKGFFSILKEHKGQFITYDDNAETLEGTMPRSGRMVIFSFPSEEAAKGWYNDPKYQALSEHRRAGTKLEFLTLIHGLPPR